In Kutzneria kofuensis, the DNA window TCACCCTCAAGATCGATGTGGACCTGTTGGTCAGCCGCGGCGTCCTCATCCGGACCGAGCGCGGCATCCGGTTCTTCCACCAGACGGGCTTCGAGTACGCGGCGGCGTTGGGGCTGCTGGTGCGGGACGGCGTTCGCGCGCTGGTCTTCCTGCGGGACCACGTGGACACCCAGCAGGACGATCTCTTCGTGGGCGCGATACTGGAGCAGCTGCTCATCGTCGCCCTTGACCGCGCCCCTCTCGCCGATGAGACCGCCGCGATCATCCGGGAGATGGCCGTGGCGGCTGGCCCGACGCTTCCTCGTGTCGCGCTGGCCGCGCTGGCCCACCGGCCACGGCTGATGGCGACCACCGAGCAGCTCCTCGACACCGTGAGCCTCACCGCGGTGCGGCGGTACGTGCAGACCATGCCGACGGTCGCCGACGCCGACCCGCGACTACAGGTGACACTGCTGGGCCGGGCCTGGAAGCGTGGCGACGAAGTGCACGAGTCGGTGCTGGAGTCGTTAGAGCGTCTCGGCGGTCGCGACGCGTCCGGCGTGCGGGCCATGGTGGCCGAGCTCGGCTGCGTGGACGTCGCGCTCGGTCGCCGCGGTGAACCGGCCAAGGTCATCCAGTTGACGGCACGAGTGATAGTGGCCGCCGCGTCGGCCGATCCGGCCTGGGCGCGCCAGCAACTGCTCACCCTGTTCGACGACATGATCCAGCGCAACACCCACCGTGCTGTCCCGCTGTACCTGATCGAGCTGATCGCCGACCGGTGGGCCGTGTTGGGCTCCGCGGAGGCTGCTCGTGACATCCGGACGAGGATCGTCGAGGCACAGGGAACACGGGACGCGAGCGCCGGCGAGATGCGCAAGGCGCTCGGCCACATCGAAGCGCTGGCCTGGCGTGACGACTTCGCGATGCGGGGCCGGTCGGACGAGTGGTGGTGGACGGCTGTCGAGGAGCTGTGCGAGCGGCTGGAGCACGACTTCTACGATGTGCTCGGCAACGCCCGCCTGCTCGCCGTCGCCGAACTGATCATCACCGACGTGCTTGGCCCGGAGCGGGCGGTCCGCACCGTCACCCGGCTCGCCGAGCTGACCGGTTCGGCTCCCTTCGCGCTCAACCGCAGCCTGTACGCGCCGTTGTTCGCCGCGTACGACGACGATGACGACAATCCGGTGGCACCGGTCGTCCCGATCCTGCTCAGCCACCTCGACGGGCTGCCCGCGCCGGGCAACAAGCCCGCGGAGGGTGCACCGCGCTGGGCCTACGTAGCCCGCCAGGCCCTGCACGACTCTGGTTCGGCCGCCGACCGGGTGGCGGCGCTGCTCGCCGACGTGCCGTCTGCGACGCACCTCGACAGCTGGCTGTTGGATGACCACCTGGCTGTGCTGCTCGTGCCAGCGGCGATTGGTGGCCATCCGGTCGCGGCGGCCGCGCTCGACCAGGTGTCGACCCGACCCGACCTGTTGTCGCCTATCGGGCAGAAGAACGTCAGCTACGACCTCGTCCGGCACCTGCCCAGCCGGCCCGATCTGGTGGCCTTGCTGATCGAGCTTTCCATCCTGCGAGTGTCGTCCACGCCGCTGTCCGAGGTGCTGGTCTCGCACGACAATGCCCTGCTGGCCGAACTGCGCCGCGCATCGGTGCGGCTGTCGACGCTGCTCGACCGGCTGTTCGACGGCGGCGCGTCCGGGACGAAAGAGGCGGTGAGCCTGTGGCGACGGCTCTACCGGGCCGGCGTGGTACAGGTGTCGGACCTGGCAGCGCTGCAGAAGCGGCTCATCATGTGCCCGGATCCGGCGGCGCGCGGCAACATCCTTCAACTCGCCGTGGATGCCGCGCTCGCCGGAGAGTTGGACGGCCGCACCGTAGACGCCATGCTGCGTGGTCTGTTCCGGAAGGACGGCGGGAAGCGGACCATCACGTCGCCGGACGGAAGCCCGGCCGGACATGTGGCGACGACCGCCCGTGCAGTGTGGCTGCGCTTGGTTTGTATGGGCGATCCTACCGACGCAGTCGACGTGGACGAGGTCCTTGACATCGCCGCCGCCGCGCCGGCGACAACGGACAACCTCACGGTGCTCGGGCATCTGATCACCCGGCTCGCCGAACAGGGCTCTCCAGCCATCGCGACCCGAGTGCTGTTGCGTGTGGCCGAGACCGTGACCGCACTGGGTTTCTCGCGGAAGCAGGAGAACGGCGTCGCCAACAAGCTGCGCACGCCGATTCGGGCGATCTTCCGGCACTCCGCGCTCGCCGACCAGCGTGCGCTGCTGGCGCTGGCGCCGACCCTGCCCCGGACCCACGCCCGGATCCTGGTGGCGGCGGCCGCGCAGGAACGCTTCTTCCTGCTCCGACCGGACCTGGCAGCGCTGCTGGCCCAGGACCTACCGGAGGGTGTGGCCCAGCAGATCCAGGACGACATGGCGGTGCGGTCGCGCACGGAGGGCACCGGCGCCATGCCACGGTTGCTGCGGCCACTCGCCGACGACCAGCAGGCGTGACCCTGGCGGGGAACACCCAAACGCCATGGCATCTCACCCTGAAAGCAGGTAGACGCCCGGGTCGTGCTCCGCAGAATCGGACCATGGCCGTGACCTACCGCAGACCACCGACGGACACTCCGCCGCCGCGGCCCGGTGTCAGGCTTCGGCGCACGTGCCGCCGCTGCCGATCCGTGCACGACCTCGAGATCGCCCGCCCTGATCTCGTGGTGATCCGGACTGGTGAGAAAACGTGCCCGGAGTGCGCCCCGACGAGCGTGGCACGGAGCGCGGAAGCGAAGTCCGCCTTCGTCAAGGCGTCGTGGGTCGTGACCGACGACAGGCAGCCGCAATGGCAGGTTTGGCGGGACAAGGGCGACGGTGACGTCGACTACGTGCCGGTCGGTCCGCCGGACGTAGACCCTGAACCGGGAGGAGTCGATCCGGCCGCTTGGCGTGACTTCGCCCGCGATCTCGGTGACACTGACTTCAAGTTGCTCAAGCAGCGCTGGCGGCCGGATCACTGCGCCGCGATCGACGAGCTGGCTGCGGCCCTCGACGTGATGTGGTCCCTTGTCGGCTCGTCCGGCCGGATCGTCGTCAGACTGGCCGGGCTGTCCAGCACCGTCGTCGCCGCAGTCACCCAGGCCGTGACCGCGGCATCGGCTTCCGACGCGTTGCTGCCCATCGCCACGCTCGGCCGCTCGCTCAGAGCGCTCGGCACCCTGGCCTGCGCGAGTACTGCCGATATCGCGTCGTGCTTGTCGGCCCGTCGGCTGTTCGGCACCCTCCCGGCCACGCCCGAACCGGGGATCGCCGAGGTCCTGGCCGGGCCATACATGGTCGACGCGCTCACCCGCATGATCGCCGCGCTGCCGGTCAGTGAGATGGCACCGCCGCCCGTATTGCCGGCCGGCAAGATGCCGACCGAGCCGTTGAGCCAACCCGCCGAGACCCTCCGAATGATCGAGGTTGGCACCAGCGGACCGCCAGCCGGCCCGGCGGTGTTCGGCACGCAGCCGTGAGCACGACCGAGCCGCTCACCGACGGGCAGCACCGAGCCCTGGACGAGCTCAGGTACCTGGAGCGTGTCGCCGGCGGCCGGGTGAAGGTCGAGGCCGCCACCGACGACGGCCGGATCGACATCACCATCTACTGCGGCAGCGACCGCTCAAAGGATGCCGACGCCCAACTCCAGGCCTGGGAACCGTTCTCGATTCTGGTGGGGCGACGGTATCCGCTGGAGGTTCCGGCGGTTCAGGTGCGGCACCGGCGGTTCGCCGGCCTGCCCCACGTGGTGTGGGGCGAATACCTCTGCCTGCACGTCGGCGACAACGACTGGGATCCGGGCCGTGGCATGCAGGGCCTGCTCGAGCGGCTGCTGGCGTGGCTGGACCACGTCGCCACCGGCACGCTCACCGGTCCCGACCTACCATGGGAACCGCCCATCGCCCGCGCGATCCCACAACTCGGCAGGCTGATCATCCGCCCCGAGTTGCCGGACGCACTGGTGACCACGGGTGAGCCGCACATCGCGCTGGCCGTCGTCACGGCGGTCGGTGATCGGAAGTACGAACTGCGGCAGTGGCTCACCGGCCCCGACGACCTGCAGTCCACGCTGGATCCCCCGAACTTTCTGGCAGTGGGGGTGATCCTGCAGCGCCCGGCGGACTACAGCTACCCAACCCGGCGCGCCGAACTGCTCGCCAGCCTCCGTGACCACGGCTTCTCACTGGGGATGATGCAAGAGCTGACTGACCTGGCACTGGTCGGCAACGTCAAGCTGTGGGAAGGAGTTCCCCTTTCACTGGAGACTTGGCCGCTACCGTTTCTTCTTGTGATCAGCCCGTCGCCCGGCCACGCCGGGCCACGCCACCCGGCGGCTCATGTGGCTGCGTGGTATACGGACCCACTGAAGCAGGGCGACGAGTTGCTGTGGCTGAAGGTCTATGACCGCCGGCCGAGCATCGTGACCCGCCGGGACCATTCCCGGCCAGCGCACTGGCTCACCGGCCAGCGCATCCTCGTCCTCGGCTGTGGTGCACTCGGCGCACCCGTGGCCGAATCCTGCGTCCGTGCCGGGGCGGAGTTCGTTGAGTGCGTCGACAACCGCGCCGTGCATCCCGGAATCCTGGTGCGCCAGCCGTACCGCTACGACGACATCGGCCACGCCAAGGCGACCGTGCTCGCGGAGCGGCTGCGAGGCATCACGCCCGAGGCGACCGTGGAGGGCACGATCTCGAACGCGATCGATCTCGTCGCCGACGACGGCTTCCTGGCCCAGTTTGACCTCGTCGTGGACGCCACGGCCAATCGGTCTGTCGCCGTCGGGCTCGAACGGACTCGGTGGACGATGTCCGACCGTCGACCACCGGTGCTGTCGGTCATGGTCGGCCACGACTGCGAGCGCGCCATCGGGACATTGGCACTGCCGTCGGCTACCGGTGGTGGCGTCGACGCGCTGCGGCGGTTGGCGCTCGCCGCCGGCGAGGACGACGGATGGCAGGACGTCCTCGACGACTTCTTCCCCGATCCGCCGCGGACCGAACTCTTCCAGCCCGAGCCAGGCTGCTCCGACCCCACGTTCGTCGGCTCCGCCATGGACATGTCGGCGTTCGCCGGACAACTGCTCAACGACGCGCTCGCCCAACTCGCCACCCCTGTGCCGGTGAACAAGCTGGTGCCCGCTCTGTCGGCGACCGTGCTGCGATCGACCGAGGCAGTCGGATCGGGTCCGGCCGTGCGGCGACGTCAGTGGCGTGGCGACATGCTGCTCACCGAGGCCGGACACAGGTTTCAGGTACGGGTCGACCCGGCCGCCTCGGCCGGCATCCGCGCCGAGATCGAGCGGGTCGCGGAGTTCAAGGACCTGGACTGCGAGACCGGTGGCTACCTGCTGGGGCAGATCGACCAGGCGAGCCGGGTGGTGTGGATCACCGAGGCCCCGCCACCGCCACCGGGCAGCGAGGCGACGGCCACCAGCGTGAAGCTCATCCCTGATTTCGTCCGCCAGGTGGTCGCCGAGCGACGGGCCAGGACCAGGGGACTCGTCGACTGGGTCGGCACCTGGCACACGCATCCCCACAGCGAACCCAACCCCAGCTCGCTCGACGTGTCGACCGCAGCAGGGCTCGCCGAGGAGCGCGGCGCCCTGCTGCTGTTGATTGTCGGTGGCGGCCCCGGCCGGCTCACCGCGTGGACCGAGCATCGTCAACAGCCGGACTTCCACACCCGACTGTTCCTTCCCAGCTGAGGCGGAACCGTGGACATCACACCCGAGATGGTGCAGCAGTGGTCGAGAAAGCACGACTCGCTACTGCTCACCTGGACCCGCTCCGTGTTGACCACTGCCCTGGCCGATTCGAAGCGCCTGGAGGGTCGGGACTACGAGATCTTCGGGCAGGGCTCGTTCGCCAACGAGACCAACATCGCGAAGAGCAGTGACGTGGATCTCGTCGTGGCGTTGAAGCTACCGTTCCAGGAGGACATCTCCGTTCTCAGCCCGGCCGGCAAGCAGGTGTTCAAGCAGGTGTATGAGGAAAGTCTCTACGACTGGCATGACTTTCGGTCCGACGTGATCGCCACCCTGCGCCGGTCCTACCACGTGGTGCCGGCCAAGAAGTGCCTCGACATCTCGGATTTCGACTCCCTGCTGCGACTGCCCGCCGACGTGGTGCCGGCCCTGGAGTACCGGGAGTACTCGCAGATGCGGTCCGCCGAGCACGAGGAGTACCGCCTGGCCGTGTACTTCCACGACGCCGACGGCAAGCGGATCGTCAGCTACCCCCGGCAGCACCACCGAAACGGACAGGAGAAAGACCGCAACACTCGCGGCCGGTTCAAGGAGATCGTGCGCGTCGTGAAGAACGCCCGCGAGTTCGTCGCGCCGAGTGACGGCAAACCCACGGTGTCCTCATATCTGCTCGAGTGCCTCGTCTACAACGTGCCGAACGAGGTGTTCAGGCAGCCGCTGCCCATGGCATTCCAGGGTGTCCTCGACTGGCTGGTCGCTCAGGAGAACTGGCTGGACTTCCAGTGCCAGAACGGTATCAAGCTCCTGTTCGGCGAGGCGTTCCCCACGACACACGAACCCGAGGTGCGCCCTGTGATATACGAGGTGAGAGCCCGGCACTGCCGTCCGCTCTCGTGATCGGCGTCAAGCACTGCGGTCGTGCGCACGGTCGTCGACTCGGACCGGAAGCTCGGCGGTTCCTTGAGCACGTTTGCCGGCGCCGTGGCCGACAATCCGGCTTGCTGGTCGGCTTCGCAAAGCAAGGGATGGGCTGCACGACCGCTTCCGGCTGGAGATCACGACCTTCGAGGAGGTGGTGAGGCGGCTGACGGGCTCTGGCGGTGCCATCACGTCTGGGGTGGTCGACGGCGGATCTGTTAGCGCACCGGGGAACCGTGCATCGGCAGGTGATCGACATCGTCGAGCAACGGCTTGCCGCACCACCAGAGCTGACCGATAGGCTGAGGCCGCCAGGGCTGCCCGACTGGTTCGCCGAGGGTGCGGAGATGTTTGGCGTTACTGTTAGCGAGCCGAGGGCCGCGCGATGGAGCCCAGGCAAGTCGAGCTGAGACACGGCGCCGGATCTGTTGCTGTTTCTCTGGAACGACTGCCGGCGGACGGACTGCTCGGGGCGGGCGGTGCTCGGCGCTACTGAGGTTGAATTGTCGGGGTGTCATGGCGGGTCTGGAGTCAGGGCCAGTCCGGTTTCGGTGACGAAGGCGTCAATAAGCCCGGGTCGGTACTGCATCTGCTTGAGCCGGGTCTTCATCAGGCGGCGAGCTGATCGACGCCACGGGTGGCCAGGTTGCCCAGGCCGCGTTTGAGGTGTGACCACGCGCCTTCGACCGGATTCAGCTCCGGCGCGCTGAACAACCGTCCGATCGGGAGGGCGATCCTGGCCAGGGTCCAGCGCTGGTCCTCGGTCCGGCCATACGCGGCAGGCCCGGCGTCCAACGCGGCCTGCAAGCGAGCCACCTGGGCGTCGATCAGCTTGCACCGCCCGTCGCTGGGCCCGTGCGAGGCCAGTCCCGCACGGGCCCGCCCGTGCCCAGTCCCGCCGCCAGGCTCAGGCCGACTTGGTCGACACGCGCAGCCGGTCGGCGACCTCCGGGGCTCCACCCCGCCCGCGAACGACTCGGCTGCCTGCAGCCGCACCGCTTCGCGCTTGGCGCGCGGTCGCGGCCAGGCCGCTACCGTCTGGGTACCTCATCTCATCGGCGTAGGCCATAACTCATCGAATACCGCGGTGACACGCCGCTACCAGACCCAGACTTTTCAACCTCGGTAGTTCGGCACGCACAGCTCGTAACCTCGGCGCGGACAAACGTTATTCCCACATCGTGGGAGTCTCTTGGTGATCTTGTCCAGCGTCATCGCGACATCGTCAAGTCAAGGGGTCCAGTAGGTCAGGAGCGGCATGCTTGAGTTCGACGAACGGAACAAGATCATAAAAAGAAGGTCTTCGCAGCCTGTGAGCTGCGGAGACCCTCTCGACCGTCGGGACGACAGGATTTGAACCTGCGACCCCTTGACCCCCAGTCAAGTGCGCTACCAAACTGCGCCACGTCCCGGTCATGCACTCGGTGTTCCGGTGAGTGCGTGGATAGCTTAGCGCACGAGGGGGAAAGATCGAAATCGGGGGGTGGCGGGGCGCTGAGCTGGGGAAATGGAGGGCTTCCGGTGGTGGGGGTTGTGTGTTAGGAAACCTTCTGAACTATTTCGGCGGGCGGGGAGCTGGGGTTGATGAGACGAACGCTGGGCACGGCGCTGGCGTGCGCGGTGGTGATGAGCCTGGTGGCGGCCACGGCGGCGGTGCCGGGCGAGGCGGCGCCGGCGACTGGGGCGACGGGGCTGGAGACGCTGGGGCTGCACGGCTGGCAGGTGCAAAGCAGTGCGGACGCGAAGCAGTCGGGGGAGGAGGTGTCGAAGCCGGGCTTCGACACGGCGACCTGGCTGAAGGTGCGGCCGGATGACGGCGGGGCCCCGGGCACGGAGATCGGGGCGCTGGTGCAGAACGGGAAGTGCCCGAACGTCTACTTCTCGGACAACATGCGCAAGTGCTTCGGCTTCACGGACGACAACGCGGGCCCGGTGACGGTGCCGCAGTTCGCGGTGCCCTGGTGGTTCCGGACGGACTTCACGCCGGACCTCCGCAACGGCGGCACGGCGCAGCTGATCGTGAACGGCGTGATCGGCAAAGCGGACGTCTGGGTCAACGGCCGGCAGGTGGCGACGAGCGCCACGGTGACGGGCGCCTACACGAAGTTCACCTTCGACGTGTCGAAGATCCTCACCAACGGCCGCAACACGCTGGCCCTGGAGGTCTACCCGAACGACCCGGGCAAGATGTTCACGGTCTCCGACATCGACTGGAACCAGGTCCCGCCGGACAACAACACGGGCATCCACTTCCCGGTCCAGCTCAGGGTCTCGGGCGCCCTGACCAACGGCAACGCCCGCGTCCTGCAGGACAACGCGAAGGACCTGAGCCGCTCGACCCTGACGCCGAAGACGGACGTCGCGAACAACACCGACCGCACGGTCACGAGCCTGGCCAAGGCGACGGTCACCGCACCGGACGGTCGGAAGACGACGGTCCAGCAAACGGTGACCCTGGAGCCCCACACCACCCGGACGGTGACCTTCCACCCGATCGTCATCGACCACCCGAAGATGTGGTGGCCGTACTCCCTGGGCAGCCAGCCGCTGTACACGCTGACGACGGACGTGCAGGGCAGCGGCACGAGTGAGCAGTTCGGTATCCGCACGGTGACGACCGAGCTGGTCGGCCCCTCGCCGGCGGCTCCGGAGGGTGTCCGCCGCTACGCGATCAACGGCAAGCCGCTGGTGATCCGCGGCGCCGGCTTCGCGGAGGACCTTTTCCTGCGCTACGACTCGGCGGACATCGCCAGGCAGGTCGGGTTGCTCAAGAACATGGGCGTCAACCTGGTCCGCGTCGAGGGCCACTTCCTGCCGGACGACTTCTACCAGCAGATGGACCGCGCCGGCATCATGGTCAACGCCGGCTGGTCGTGCTGCGACCGGTGGGAGCTGCCCACGAGCGAGAAGGGCGTCACCGACGAGGACTTCAAGATCATCCAGCTGTCGGCGCAGACGGTCGGCGAACGGCTGCGCGACCACCCGAGCGTGATCACGTTCAACTGGAGCGACAACCAGCCGACGCCCCGCCAGGAGGCGGTGTCGCTGCAGGGCTTCAAGGACGCGGACTTCACGCAGCCGGTGGTGGCCTCGGCGGAGTACAAGGCCAGCCCGCAGCTGGGCCAGGCCGGCGAGAAGGAGGGCCCGTACGACTACGTGCCCCCGAGCTACTGGTACGACACCACGCACTTCGACCCGACCGACGACTCCCGCACCAACGTGGGCGGCTCCTGGGGCTTCGACAGCGAGCAGAGCGCCGGCGACACGGTGCCGACGCTGGACTCGCTGAACCGCTTCATGAGCGCGGACGAGCAGGCCAAGCTGTGGCAGGACCCGGCCTACAACCAGTACCACCTGAACTTCGAGGCCGACCACGGCGGCTACAACTTCGGCACGCTGTTCACCTTCGACACGGCCATGGCCAACCGCTACGGCCAGTGGTCGAGCCTGCGGCAGTACGTGCAGCAGGCGCAGGTGCAGAACTACGAGAACACCCGCTCGCAGTTCGAGGCGTTCATCGACCACTCGACCAACCAGCCGACGCCGGCCACCGGCACGATCTACTGGCAGGGCAACAAGGGCTGGCCGAGCCTGCTCTGGACGCTCTACAACAACGACGGCGACCAGGCCGGCAGCTTCTTCGGCGCGAAGAAGGCCAACGAGCCGCTGCACGTGCTGTACTCCTACGACGACGGCGGCGTCACGATCGACAACCTGGGCGCCGACATGCAGGACGGCCTGACCGTCCAGTCCAAGGTCTACGACACCAGCGGCAAGGTGCTGGACGACCAGCGGTCGGCCCCGACCAGCCTGGCCAGCCAGCAGGTCCGCAACGACGTGCTGAAGCCGAAGACGCCCGCGGTCACCACGCCGCCGGCCAAGGCCGGCACGTACTTCGTGGAGCTGTTGCTGCGCAAGGGAAACCAGGTCGTGGACCGCAACGTCTACTGGCTGTCCACGCAGCAGGACGTCGTCGACTGGCCGGCGAGCTACGGCAACCCGCAGGCGACCATGACCCAGTACGCGGACCTTCAGGGTCTCCAGGGCCTCCAGCAGGCCAAGGTCTCCGCGGTGGCGGCGTCGCAGAAGCAGCGGGACGGCAAGCAGGCCACGAAGGTGACGGTCACGAACACCTCGAAGCAGCCGATCGTCGGCTTCTTCCTGCGGGCGGACATCCGCCGCGGCAATGCGGACGGCACCGAGAAGCCCGGCGACAACCAGGTGACTTCGGGCCTGTGGAGCGACAACGACGTCACGCTGTGGCCGGGGGAGTCCCAGACCCTCACGGTCACCTACGACGCGGCGGACCTGCGCGGGGCCACGCCGGTGGTCAGTCTCCAGGGCTGGAACCTGCCGAGGTTCGACGTGAAGGCGGGCAGCGATCTGGTCTCCTGCGCGGCGCAGGAGGCGGCTGCGGCCGCCCGCGACATCCTGCACGTGGGGTGACGGAGCGGTAACCTAGCGGCGCCGTCGGAGCTTCCGGCGGCGCCGCTTTTCTGCCCCAGGGAACTGGGAGCGCTTCCAGAATTTCGGTCACGAGATGGCCTCACCCTGTTGACGAAGCCGTAGAAGCCCTACAAACTCGCCCGCAGCGTCTGGAAGCGCTTCCAGAATGGAGCGGAGCACATGCGTCACAGACTTCTCGCGACCGCCGTCGCGGCGGCCGTCATCGCCGGCACCGTCACGGCGTGCGGCGCCGGCGACGCCGCCGACGGCAAGGTCCACCTGACGATCGCCACGTTCGGCGAGTTCGGCTACGAGGACCTGCTCAAGCAGTACCAGGCCGACCACCCGAACATCGTCGTCACACAGCACAAGGTCGGGCAGGCCGCGCCGCACCACAAGGAGCTGTTCACCAAGCTCGCGGCCGGTTCGGGGCTGGACGACATCGAGGCCATCGAGGAGGGCTACCGGGCCCAGGTGATGGCCAAGTCCGACAAGTTCAACGACCTGAGCAAGATCGGCCCGGCCGACGCCGGCCCGGACCGCTGGCTGCCGTGGAAGTACGAGGCCGGCAAGTCCAAGGACGGCAAGCTGATCGGCTACGGAACCGACATCGGCCCGCTGGCCATGTGCTACCGCACGGACCTGCTGCAGGCCGCCGGCCTGCCCAGCGACGCCGACGGCGTGAAGGCGCTGTTCAGCAGCTGGCAGAGCTACTTCGACGCCGGCAAGACCTACGTGCAGAAGACCGGCAAGCCCTGGTTCGACACGTCGACCCAGATCTTCAACGCCATGCACAACCAGCACGACGTCGGCTACTACGACCAGAACGACAACCTGGTGGTGGCGACCAACCCCGACATCCAGAAGGACTGGAACGCGGTCACGCAGGCCATCGCCGACAAGGAGTCGGCCAAGCTGGTGTCGTTCAGCAACGAGTGGCAGGCCGGCTTCAAGACCAGCGGCTTCGCCACCACCGTCTGCCCCGCCTGGATGCTCGGCTCGATCGAGCAGAACTCGGGTCCGGACAACAAGGGCAAGTGGGCCGTCTCCTCGGCCTTCCCCGACGGCGGCGGCAACTGGGGCGGCTCGTACCTCACGGTTCCGTTGCAGAGCAAGCACCCCAAGGAGGCCGCCGAGCTCGCGGCCTGGCTGACCGCGCCGCAGCAGCAGATCAAGGCGTTCGTGGCCAAGGGGCCGTTCCCCAGCCAGGTGCAGGCCCTGCAGTCGCCCGAGCTGCTCAACACCACCAACGCCTACTTCGCCGACCCGAAGACCGGCGCGCTGTACGCCGAGCTGGCCAAGAAGCTGACCAAGGCCCAGTACAAGGGTCCGGCCGACGGCCAGATCCAGGACGACGTGTTCGCACCGGCGCTGCAGGCGGTGGAACAGGGCAAGTCCGCTGCCGATGGCTGGCAGCAGGCCGTGGCCGGCGCACAGAAGGCAGCGAAGTGACGCTGACTCGACTGCCCGCCCGGCGACCGGAGGCCACCGCTCCGGTCGCCGGGCGGCCGGACCGCTGGTCCAAACTGGATCTCAAGGTCTCGCCCTACGTCTATGTCGCGCCGTTCTTCGTGGTGTTCGCGGTGGTCGGCCTGTTTCCGTTGCTGTACACCGCATACGTGTCGCTGTTCGACTGGCGGCTCGGCGACGACACGGCGAAGTTCCTCGGCGCCGGCAACTACACCGAGCTGCTGGCCGACCCGCAGTTCTGGAACGCGCTGCTCAACACGGTCAGCATCTTCCTGCTCTCCAGCGTGCCGCAGGTGATCGTCGCGGTCGCGGTGGCCGCGCTGCTGAACACGAACCTGAGGCTGCGCACCGGTTTCCGGATGGGCGTGCTGGTGCCGTACGTGGCCAGCCTGGTGGCGGTCGGCATCATCTTCGGCAACCTGTTCGGCGTCAACTACGGCCTGGTCAACTCGGTGCTCGACATGGTCGGCATCGGCCGGATCGACTGGCAGGCCAACCGGCTGGCCAGCCACATCGCCATCGCCACCATGGTGAACTGGCGCTGGACCGGCTACAACGCGTTGATCGTGCTGGCCGCCATGCAGGCCATTCCGCCGGAGATGAACGAGGCGGCGATGATCGA includes these proteins:
- a CDS encoding carbohydrate ABC transporter permease, coding for MTRLPARRPEATAPVAGRPDRWSKLDLKVSPYVYVAPFFVVFAVVGLFPLLYTAYVSLFDWRLGDDTAKFLGAGNYTELLADPQFWNALLNTVSIFLLSSVPQVIVAVAVAALLNTNLRLRTGFRMGVLVPYVASLVAVGIIFGNLFGVNYGLVNSVLDMVGIGRIDWQANRLASHIAIATMVNWRWTGYNALIVLAAMQAIPPEMNEAAMIDGAGPWRRFTSITLPMLRPTIIFVVITSTIGGLQIFTEPKLFSAMPGSDTGGSTGQFQTVTLYLYQSAFDNQRLGYASAIAWVLFLVIVIAAVGNYFITRRLAR